The genomic region GCCTCGCAGGAGTATCCGCGGCTGTGGGACCGCATCACCGACGAGACCACCGACCTCGCACTCTTCCTCGGCATCGGGGCGCTCGCGGGCGGGCTCGGCACGTGGTGGGTCTCGCACCTGCTCAAGCGGCGCACCCGTGGCCTCGGCAGCGCCGAGATCGCGACGCTGGCGGACCACCGCGAGGCCCTGCTGCACAGCATCGGCGAGGGCGTCGTGGCGATCGACCCGTCCGGCCGGGTGACGCTCCTCAACGACGGCGCCCGGGCGTTGCTCGGTCTCCGCGACGAGGTGATCGGACGCCCCGTCCAGTCGCTGGACCTGCCGGACGACGTGCGGAGCCTGCTGGCCGACCACGACGACGCGCACGACGAGGTCGTCGTGGTCGGCGACCGGGTCCTGGTCGTCAACCGCCGCGCGGCGCGCAGCCACGGGCGTGGCATCGGAAGCGTCACGACCATGCGCGACCGGACCGAGCTCGTCTCGCTGCAGAACCAGCTCAGCTCGAATCTCTCGATCAGCGACACTCTGCGCGCCCAGACGCACGAGTTCGCCAACCGCCTGCACACGATCTCCGGCCTGGTCGAGCTCGAGGAGTACGACGAGCTCGCCCAGCTGCTCGGGACGCTGACCCGGGAGCGCGCCGCGCTCGACGCGCGGATCCGTGACCGGGTCGAGGACCCGGCCGTCGCGGCGCTGCTCGTCGCCAAGTCGTCCGCCGCGACCGAGGTCGCCGTCCGGCTCACGCTGCACGACGCGGCCCATCTGCCCGCCGTGGCACCGGACCTGTCCGCCGACCTCACCACGGTGATCGGCAACCTGATCGACAACGCGATCGACGCCAGTCGCGGTCAGGACCCGGCGCAGGTCGAGGTGACGATGGGCGTCGTCGGACGGGATGTCGTCGTGGCCGTCACCGACACGGGCCCCGGCGTACCGGACGACCTGCGCGACTCGATCTTCGTGCGCGGCTTCTCGACCAAGCCCGAGGTGCTG from Aeromicrobium sp. Sec7.5 harbors:
- a CDS encoding sensor histidine kinase, producing MRRTRLTLAGQVLVLQLVVMSGVLVVIAIISVRQSTETFQATRGSAMRSVAEYTSNVSVVRDQVDEVGATRALAPTVDRSLQLSGATTVAIADANGTIVASSDPQEVGTQAVLGDSRIQEGRGWSGDLTIDGARVVVAHAPVIGDEGTLLGFTIASQEYPRLWDRITDETTDLALFLGIGALAGGLGTWWVSHLLKRRTRGLGSAEIATLADHREALLHSIGEGVVAIDPSGRVTLLNDGARALLGLRDEVIGRPVQSLDLPDDVRSLLADHDDAHDEVVVVGDRVLVVNRRAARSHGRGIGSVTTMRDRTELVSLQNQLSSNLSISDTLRAQTHEFANRLHTISGLVELEEYDELAQLLGTLTRERAALDARIRDRVEDPAVAALLVAKSSAATEVAVRLTLHDAAHLPAVAPDLSADLTTVIGNLIDNAIDASRGQDPAQVEVTMGVVGRDVVVAVTDTGPGVPDDLRDSIFVRGFSTKPEVLGGRGIGLPLVRVIAARRGGRVDVVDPGQRGARFEVRVPLVSPIPRPATSGAPRP